A DNA window from Streptomyces asoensis contains the following coding sequences:
- a CDS encoding FAD-binding dehydrogenase — protein sequence MDTPEADGITRRHALTAAGGVLAGATLAAQALPAYGATQDADAIVVGHGLAGLVATAELAAAGRKVLLLDQEPEASIGGQAFWSFGGLFFVNSDEQRLMGVKDTYDLAWQDWQGTAGFDRGVDDPKGQDHWAYRWAKAYVEFASGEKRSWLSGLGVQWFPIVGWAERGGGLATGHGNSVPRFHVTWGTGPAVVEPFEKKVRAAVAAHKVSFRFRHRVDEIVTTGGAVTGVRGAVLEPSGAARGKPSSRTVVGEFELRAPVVVVTSGGIGANHDLVRQNWPARMGTPPKFMVTGVPAHVDGRMLGITEKAGGRIVNPDRMWHYTEGLRNYDPIWPGHGIRILPGPSSMWFDATGRRFDAPDLPGYDTLHTLKTITGSGYDYSWFVTTQKIIAKEFALSGSEQNPDLTDKNVWQLLTRIWQTPEPIERFKNKGEDFVVASTLTDLVAGMNKLTGTSLIDLADMKRQIEARDREIDNPYTKDVQVMGIRNALNYTGDSLSRTAAVHRILDSGAGPLIAVRLNVLTRKTLGGLQTDLSGRVLDAAGSPVPGLYAAGEVAGFGGGGMHGYRSLEGTFLGGCLFSGRQAGRAAAAATAT from the coding sequence ATGGACACCCCCGAAGCCGACGGAATCACCCGCCGCCACGCCCTGACCGCGGCGGGCGGGGTTCTCGCGGGCGCGACCCTCGCGGCCCAGGCCCTCCCCGCGTACGGCGCCACGCAGGACGCCGACGCCATCGTCGTCGGCCACGGCCTCGCCGGACTCGTCGCCACCGCCGAACTCGCCGCGGCCGGACGCAAGGTGCTCCTCCTCGACCAGGAACCCGAGGCGAGCATCGGCGGCCAGGCGTTCTGGTCCTTCGGCGGGCTGTTCTTCGTCAACTCCGACGAACAGCGCCTGATGGGCGTCAAGGACACCTACGACCTGGCCTGGCAGGACTGGCAGGGGACGGCCGGCTTCGACCGGGGTGTCGACGACCCCAAGGGCCAGGACCACTGGGCCTACCGCTGGGCCAAGGCCTACGTCGAGTTCGCCTCCGGGGAGAAGCGGTCCTGGCTGTCCGGACTCGGCGTGCAGTGGTTCCCGATCGTCGGCTGGGCCGAGCGCGGCGGCGGCCTCGCGACCGGACACGGCAACTCCGTACCCCGCTTCCACGTCACCTGGGGCACCGGACCGGCCGTCGTCGAACCCTTCGAGAAGAAGGTGCGGGCCGCGGTCGCTGCCCACAAGGTCTCCTTCCGGTTCCGGCACCGAGTGGACGAGATCGTCACCACCGGGGGAGCCGTCACCGGCGTCCGCGGCGCGGTCCTGGAGCCCAGCGGCGCGGCCCGCGGCAAGCCCAGCTCCCGGACCGTCGTCGGCGAGTTCGAGCTGCGCGCCCCGGTCGTCGTCGTCACCTCCGGCGGCATCGGCGCCAACCACGACCTGGTCCGGCAGAACTGGCCCGCCCGGATGGGCACCCCGCCGAAGTTCATGGTCACGGGCGTTCCCGCGCACGTCGACGGGCGCATGCTGGGCATCACCGAGAAGGCCGGCGGCCGCATCGTCAACCCGGACCGCATGTGGCACTACACCGAAGGCCTGCGCAACTACGACCCCATCTGGCCCGGTCACGGCATCCGCATCCTCCCCGGGCCCTCCTCGATGTGGTTCGACGCGACGGGCCGGCGCTTCGACGCCCCCGACCTCCCGGGCTACGACACCCTCCACACCCTCAAGACCATCACCGGCTCGGGCTACGACTACTCCTGGTTCGTCACCACCCAGAAGATCATCGCCAAGGAGTTCGCGCTCTCCGGCTCCGAACAGAACCCCGACCTCACCGACAAGAACGTCTGGCAGCTGCTGACGCGCATCTGGCAGACCCCGGAGCCGATCGAGAGGTTCAAGAACAAGGGCGAGGACTTCGTCGTCGCCTCGACGCTCACCGACCTGGTCGCCGGCATGAACAAGCTGACCGGCACCTCGCTCATCGACCTCGCCGACATGAAGCGGCAGATCGAGGCCCGGGACCGGGAGATCGACAACCCGTACACCAAGGACGTCCAGGTCATGGGCATCCGCAACGCGCTGAACTACACCGGGGACTCCCTCAGCCGCACGGCCGCCGTCCACCGCATCCTCGATTCCGGTGCGGGCCCGCTGATCGCCGTCCGTCTCAACGTCCTCACCCGCAAGACGCTCGGCGGCCTCCAGACCGACCTCTCCGGCCGGGTCCTCGACGCGGCCGGGAGCCCCGTGCCCGGTCTGTACGCGGCCGGGGAGGTCGCCGGCTTCGGCGGCGGCGGAATGCACGGCTACCGCTCGCTGGAGGGCACGTTCCTCGGCGGCTGCCTGTTCTCCGGACGGCAGGCAGGACGGGCCGCGGCCGCCGCGACGGCGACCTGA
- a CDS encoding helix-turn-helix domain-containing protein produces the protein MTVAHGPEAVTRVLRGMAADAQVCVELAAAARSRSPGLGRLTEEATRSHVTAMLRAADSWFTAPERTGPVDEQDFSAALLLGADRAVQGVPMTVVLRGVQAALARAAEIVVDRCRSAGVSDRALLSVVLRLQEYGAAMERQVIHGYRAAEHEAPRALDSVRTRLLHQALLGEVPPPHEELARAGIRADAAGRYHCLVAAPFPAAGPPHAVTVALDGRAVGLLPRRPQAAQVGPQALVVVAPAAPLAELPALYRLCAQAVDQGRGQGLTGLYDVTDFAARIALAEQPALGALLSRQLLGALDPADAFHRQLARTALAFLDNGRRLDQTAAALFTHPNTVRYRLGRLRQITSSSLADGDGPLVTLHWWWALTGWLESSTRR, from the coding sequence ATGACCGTCGCCCACGGACCGGAAGCCGTCACCAGGGTCCTGCGGGGCATGGCGGCCGACGCGCAGGTGTGTGTCGAACTCGCGGCGGCCGCCCGCAGCCGCTCGCCCGGACTGGGCCGGCTGACCGAGGAGGCGACCCGCTCGCACGTGACGGCGATGCTCCGCGCGGCCGACTCCTGGTTCACCGCGCCGGAGCGGACCGGCCCGGTGGACGAGCAGGACTTCTCGGCGGCCCTGCTGCTGGGCGCCGACCGCGCCGTGCAGGGCGTGCCGATGACGGTCGTGCTGCGGGGTGTGCAGGCGGCGCTGGCACGGGCGGCCGAGATCGTCGTGGACCGCTGCCGGTCGGCCGGCGTGTCGGACCGCGCCCTGCTCTCCGTCGTCCTGCGCCTCCAGGAGTACGGCGCGGCGATGGAGCGGCAGGTGATCCACGGCTACCGCGCCGCCGAGCACGAGGCGCCCCGCGCCCTCGACTCCGTGCGCACCCGGCTGCTGCACCAGGCCCTGCTCGGCGAAGTGCCGCCGCCCCATGAGGAGTTGGCGCGCGCCGGGATCCGCGCCGACGCCGCGGGGCGGTACCACTGCCTGGTCGCCGCGCCTTTCCCGGCGGCGGGGCCGCCGCACGCGGTGACCGTGGCGCTGGACGGGCGCGCGGTGGGTCTGCTCCCGCGACGGCCGCAGGCCGCGCAGGTGGGTCCGCAGGCACTCGTGGTGGTGGCGCCCGCCGCTCCCCTGGCCGAACTCCCCGCGCTGTACCGGCTGTGCGCACAGGCCGTGGACCAGGGCCGAGGCCAGGGGCTGACCGGGCTGTACGACGTCACGGACTTCGCCGCCCGGATCGCACTGGCCGAACAGCCCGCGCTGGGTGCGCTGTTGAGTCGTCAGCTGCTGGGCGCCCTGGATCCCGCGGACGCCTTCCATCGCCAACTCGCGCGCACCGCGCTGGCGTTCCTGGACAACGGGCGGCGGCTCGATCAGACCGCGGCGGCGTTGTTCACGCACCCCAACACGGTCCGGTACCGGCTCGGGCGGCTGCGGCAGATCACCTCCTCCTCCCTCGCGGACGGCGACGGGCCACTGGTCACCCTGCACTGGTGGTGGGCCCTCACCGGATGGCTGGAGTCGTCAACCCGGCGCTGA
- a CDS encoding family 43 glycosylhydrolase has translation MTHRHRLRGRAGRGAGRLAALIAASLLVGLVGAAAPARADGTADLTDGLALWYKLDATSGTTAADASGHGRDGTVVGTAGWSPTGQGLAFNGTDTYVKVPDNVMRGLDAISVAMDVRIDAAQSTPYFLYGFGNSSGSNGNGYLFATGNSLRTSIATGNWSTEQNTRPADAHNLTRSVWKHLTYTQSGTTGVLYEDGVEVARNTSVTITPGAVGSGITTANYLGKSVYSGDRLFKGDLRDFRVYDHALTASDVEQLALPVATQGVADDKAALDLGDTSAVTADLNLPRTGTAGGSAISWASDDTTVVSDAGKVTRPAAGRPDGHATLTATLRKGTVTATRSFDVTVPAAFDDATAAREAADALTVHNLDDVRGNLSLPATGSYGTAVTWASDRADVVSAGGVVHRPAHGGGATTVALTATVTKGEAKATREFTAKVPELPVKEALKGYMFSYFTGEGTSDGEQLYAALSKGNDPLKWRELNDAKPVLTSTLGEKGLRDPFIIRSPEGDKFYQIATDLRIYGNGDWDAAQRTGSKSIMVWESTDLVHWTDQRLVQVSPDSAGNTWAPEAYYDSDLGEYVVFWASKLYDNASHSGDTYNRMMYATTRDFYTFSEPKVWIDRGYSVIDSTVIQHDGTYFRLSKDERNNTSSTPNSKFIFEEKSDSLLDLSWDAVAEGIGKGAMNAAEGPLVFKSNTEDKWYAFLDEFGGRGYLPFETTDLASGVWTPSTGYDLPARPRHGTVLPVTQAEYDRLLRAYQPDQLVESVEDIAVKTRTGDAPVLPATVIAAYADGARRPVAVDWDAVPASAYAQPGTFTVTGSLPDGAALPVRAEVTVSAEGPDVPADLLLHYGFDETSGNIAVDSSGHGNHGTYVRTPEFGTGVDGGSFKMSGDSATSPYVKIPGGLLKDAGSVTVSAYAKWKGGAAFQWLFGLGPDSNKYLFATPSNGGSSLYSAITKASWSAESKLTAGSQLTPGQWRHVTVTLDGATGTLVLYVDGVEAARAAGVTVKPSELYDSAKDYSGYIGRSLYAADPYFGGEVDDFRVYGRALSAAEVMELSGNTASIARATHPALKVDALLDNAAGKVTLPLKEGTDLTSLAPEFTLAHGAAISPASGSTHDFTRPVTYEVTGSDGTKRTWTVSALIMKSPVLPGLNADPNIVRFGDTFYMYPTTDGFDGWSGTQFKAYSSTDLVHWTDHGVILDLGPDVSWADSRAWAPTIAEKNGKYYFYYCADANIGVAVSDSPTGPFKDALDKPLLKAGQYSGQMIDPAVFTDDDGRSYLYWGNGHAYVVPLGDDMVSFDASEVTDITPSGYNEGSFVVKRRGTYYFMWSENDTRDENYRVAYATGPSPTGPWTKRGVVLEKDLSLGIKGPGHHSVVQVPGTDDWYIAYHRFAIPGGDGTHRETTVDRMEFDADGLIKKVVPTLTSIDPVTVVHAGPDATGVEGAPIALTGTLSGAGGARWTLEQGAPCSIADPAATRTTVTCTDNGTYTVTLTGGRSTDTAVVTVTNAAPAVTSATGPTGPVPAGRRTAVTVRFTDPGAGDSHTCVVDWKDGGRPASGTVASGGCRAEHTYTTAGIRRPVITVTDDDGAPASTTLPELIVYDRAAGPLVGAGTFSAAVGPKRTGKASFSVAAGYLPGGTAPAGEVSFDFRPARVTLRSTGLDWLVVSGSTAILQGSGTVGGKSGYAFRVTATDGPDTFLVKIWKKSGGEVVYSSGAAAKVSGVVTVGVERRR, from the coding sequence ATGACGCACAGACATCGACTCCGCGGCCGTGCGGGACGGGGGGCGGGACGACTGGCCGCGCTGATCGCCGCGTCCCTGCTCGTCGGCCTCGTCGGGGCGGCGGCCCCGGCCCGGGCGGACGGGACCGCCGACCTCACCGACGGGCTGGCCCTCTGGTACAAGCTCGACGCCACGTCCGGCACCACGGCGGCCGACGCCTCCGGTCACGGCCGCGACGGCACGGTCGTCGGCACCGCCGGCTGGTCCCCCACCGGGCAGGGCCTCGCCTTCAACGGCACCGACACCTACGTCAAGGTGCCCGACAACGTGATGCGGGGCCTGGACGCGATCAGCGTCGCCATGGACGTGCGCATCGACGCCGCCCAGTCCACGCCCTACTTCCTCTACGGCTTCGGCAACTCCAGCGGCAGCAACGGCAACGGCTACCTGTTCGCCACGGGCAACTCCCTGCGCACCTCGATCGCCACCGGCAACTGGTCGACGGAGCAGAACACCAGACCCGCCGACGCCCACAACCTGACCCGTTCGGTGTGGAAGCACCTCACCTACACCCAGTCCGGCACCACCGGCGTGCTGTACGAGGACGGGGTCGAGGTCGCCCGCAACACATCGGTCACCATCACACCCGGCGCCGTCGGCTCGGGCATCACCACCGCCAACTACCTCGGCAAGTCGGTGTACTCCGGCGACCGGCTCTTCAAGGGCGACCTCCGCGACTTCCGGGTGTACGACCACGCGCTGACCGCCTCCGACGTGGAACAGCTCGCCCTCCCCGTGGCCACCCAGGGCGTCGCCGACGACAAGGCCGCACTGGACCTCGGCGACACCTCGGCCGTCACCGCCGACCTGAACCTGCCCAGGACCGGCACGGCCGGGGGTTCCGCGATCAGCTGGGCCAGCGACGACACCACCGTGGTGTCCGACGCCGGCAAGGTGACCCGTCCCGCCGCGGGACGACCCGACGGACACGCCACGCTCACGGCGACCCTCAGGAAGGGGACGGTCACGGCCACCAGGTCCTTCGACGTCACGGTCCCGGCCGCCTTCGACGACGCCACCGCCGCCCGGGAGGCCGCCGACGCCCTCACGGTCCACAACCTCGACGACGTGCGCGGCAACCTCTCGCTCCCGGCGACCGGGTCCTACGGCACCGCCGTCACCTGGGCCTCCGACCGGGCCGACGTCGTCTCGGCCGGCGGTGTCGTCCACCGCCCCGCGCACGGCGGCGGAGCCACCACGGTCGCCCTGACCGCGACCGTCACCAAGGGCGAGGCGAAGGCGACCCGCGAGTTCACCGCGAAGGTCCCCGAACTGCCCGTGAAGGAAGCCCTCAAGGGCTACATGTTCAGCTACTTCACCGGTGAGGGCACCTCCGACGGCGAACAGCTCTACGCGGCGCTCAGCAAGGGCAACGACCCGCTGAAATGGCGGGAACTGAACGACGCCAAGCCCGTCCTGACCTCCACCCTGGGCGAGAAGGGGCTGCGCGACCCGTTCATCATCCGCTCCCCCGAGGGCGACAAGTTCTACCAGATCGCCACCGACCTGAGGATCTACGGCAACGGCGACTGGGACGCCGCCCAGCGCACCGGCAGCAAGTCCATCATGGTCTGGGAGTCCACCGACCTCGTGCACTGGACGGACCAGCGTCTGGTGCAGGTCTCCCCCGACAGCGCCGGCAACACCTGGGCCCCGGAGGCCTACTACGACAGCGACCTCGGCGAGTACGTGGTCTTCTGGGCGTCGAAGCTCTACGACAACGCCTCGCACTCCGGTGACACCTACAACCGGATGATGTACGCCACCACGCGTGACTTCTACACCTTCAGCGAGCCCAAGGTCTGGATCGACCGCGGCTACTCGGTCATCGACTCCACGGTCATCCAGCACGACGGCACCTACTTCCGGCTGTCGAAGGACGAGCGCAACAACACCTCCTCCACCCCCAACAGCAAGTTCATCTTCGAGGAGAAGAGCGACTCGCTGCTGGACCTCTCCTGGGACGCCGTCGCCGAGGGCATCGGCAAGGGCGCGATGAACGCCGCCGAGGGACCGCTGGTGTTCAAGTCGAACACCGAGGACAAGTGGTACGCGTTCCTCGACGAGTTCGGCGGCCGCGGCTACCTCCCCTTCGAGACGACCGACCTCGCCTCGGGCGTGTGGACGCCGTCCACCGGCTACGATCTGCCGGCCAGACCCCGCCACGGCACCGTCCTGCCCGTCACCCAGGCCGAGTACGACCGCCTGCTGCGCGCCTACCAGCCCGACCAGCTGGTGGAGAGCGTCGAGGACATCGCGGTGAAGACCCGCACAGGTGACGCCCCGGTCCTGCCCGCCACCGTGATCGCCGCCTACGCCGACGGCGCACGCCGTCCCGTGGCGGTCGACTGGGACGCCGTCCCCGCGTCGGCCTACGCACAGCCGGGCACCTTCACCGTGACGGGCAGCCTCCCCGACGGCGCCGCGCTCCCGGTCCGCGCCGAGGTGACGGTCTCCGCGGAGGGCCCGGACGTGCCCGCCGACCTGCTGCTGCACTACGGCTTCGACGAGACGTCCGGCAACATCGCCGTCGACTCCAGCGGCCACGGCAACCACGGGACCTACGTCCGCACCCCCGAGTTCGGGACCGGCGTGGACGGCGGCTCGTTCAAGATGTCCGGCGACTCCGCCACCTCCCCGTACGTCAAGATCCCGGGCGGACTGCTCAAGGACGCCGGCAGCGTCACCGTGTCGGCCTACGCCAAGTGGAAGGGCGGCGCCGCCTTCCAGTGGCTGTTCGGACTCGGTCCCGACAGCAACAAGTACCTCTTCGCCACCCCCTCCAACGGCGGCTCCAGCCTCTACTCGGCCATCACCAAGGCGAGCTGGTCCGCGGAGTCGAAGCTGACGGCCGGCTCGCAGCTGACGCCCGGTCAGTGGCGGCACGTCACGGTGACCCTCGACGGCGCCACGGGCACGCTGGTCCTCTACGTCGACGGCGTCGAGGCCGCCCGGGCCGCCGGCGTCACCGTCAAGCCCTCCGAGCTGTACGACTCGGCGAAGGACTACAGCGGCTACATCGGCAGGTCGCTGTACGCGGCCGACCCGTACTTCGGCGGCGAGGTCGACGACTTCCGCGTCTACGGCAGGGCGCTGTCGGCGGCCGAGGTCATGGAGCTCAGCGGCAACACCGCAAGCATCGCCAGGGCGACGCACCCCGCGCTCAAGGTCGACGCCCTCCTGGACAACGCCGCCGGCAAGGTCACGCTGCCGCTGAAGGAGGGCACCGACCTCACCTCGCTGGCACCGGAGTTCACCCTCGCCCACGGAGCCGCCATCAGCCCCGCCTCCGGCAGCACGCACGACTTCACCCGGCCGGTGACGTACGAGGTGACCGGCTCCGACGGCACCAAGCGCACCTGGACCGTGTCGGCCCTGATCATGAAGAGCCCGGTGCTGCCGGGACTCAACGCCGACCCGAACATCGTGCGCTTCGGCGACACCTTCTACATGTACCCGACGACCGACGGCTTCGACGGGTGGAGCGGTACGCAGTTCAAGGCGTACTCGTCGACCGACCTGGTGCACTGGACGGACCACGGCGTCATCCTCGACCTGGGGCCCGACGTGAGCTGGGCGGACAGCAGGGCATGGGCGCCGACGATCGCCGAGAAGAACGGGAAGTACTACTTCTACTACTGCGCGGACGCCAACATCGGTGTCGCCGTCTCCGACTCGCCCACCGGACCGTTCAAGGACGCCCTGGACAAGCCGCTGCTCAAGGCGGGCCAGTACAGCGGCCAGATGATCGACCCGGCGGTCTTCACGGACGACGACGGCCGGTCGTACCTCTACTGGGGCAACGGGCACGCCTACGTCGTCCCGCTCGGCGACGACATGGTCTCCTTCGACGCCTCCGAGGTCACCGACATCACCCCGAGCGGCTACAACGAGGGCAGCTTCGTCGTGAAGCGCCGGGGCACCTACTACTTCATGTGGTCGGAGAACGACACCCGGGACGAGAACTACCGCGTCGCCTACGCCACCGGTCCCTCCCCCACCGGCCCCTGGACCAAGCGGGGCGTCGTCCTGGAGAAGGACCTCTCCCTCGGCATCAAGGGGCCGGGGCACCACTCGGTCGTCCAGGTGCCGGGCACGGACGACTGGTACATCGCCTACCACCGCTTCGCGATCCCCGGCGGTGACGGCACCCACCGCGAGACCACCGTCGACCGTATGGAGTTCGACGCCGACGGCCTGATCAAGAAGGTCGTGCCCACCCTCACGAGCATCGACCCGGTCACCGTCGTCCACGCCGGTCCGGACGCCACGGGCGTCGAAGGCGCCCCGATCGCCCTGACCGGCACGCTGTCCGGCGCGGGCGGCGCCCGGTGGACCCTGGAGCAGGGCGCGCCCTGCTCGATCGCGGACCCGGCGGCCACCCGGACCACGGTCACCTGCACCGACAACGGCACCTACACGGTCACCCTGACCGGCGGGCGCAGCACCGACACGGCCGTGGTGACGGTGACGAACGCGGCGCCGGCCGTCACCTCCGCCACCGGTCCCACCGGCCCGGTACCGGCAGGCCGGCGCACCGCGGTCACCGTCCGGTTCACCGACCCCGGCGCCGGGGACAGCCACACCTGCGTGGTCGACTGGAAGGACGGCGGCAGGCCGGCCTCCGGCACGGTCGCCTCGGGCGGCTGCCGTGCCGAGCACACCTACACCACCGCGGGCATCCGCCGTCCGGTGATCACCGTCACCGACGACGACGGCGCCCCGGCGAGCACGACGCTCCCCGAGCTGATCGTGTACGACCGTGCCGCCGGGCCGCTGGTGGGCGCGGGCACCTTCAGCGCCGCGGTCGGGCCGAAGCGGACCGGCAAGGCCTCCTTCTCGGTCGCGGCCGGCTATCTGCCCGGGGGCACCGCCCCGGCGGGAGAGGTCTCCTTCGACTTCCGGCCGGCCCGGGTGACCCTGCGCTCCACCGGGCTGGACTGGCTCGTCGTCTCCGGTTCCACGGCCATCCTCCAGGGCTCGGGCACGGTCGGCGGCAAGAGCGGCTACGCCTTCCGCGTCACGGCGACGGACGGCCCGGACACCTTCCTCGTCAAGATCTGGAAGAAGTCCGGCGGGGAGGTGGTCTACAGCAGCGGTGCCGCCGCGAAGGTCAGCGGCGTCGTCACGGTCGGCGTCGAGCGCCGCCGCTAG
- a CDS encoding DUF5682 family protein: MTGAPDAPFAALRSQLQDAAATFADGPGALEGILRGIVDDVERAVGEPLEIFPVCHHSPASAIAMARRLREKQPRTVYLELCEDMAPLLTELRNCRLPVAVQSFASEIEGFPADWAPLSVVAPVTEASAEYQAIAYALDTPGVELVLVDRSSDHVFQWETAPDGGTGDDGDPDAPEEAEQTALHGDAVGVEIGDLRPRFAELEEHLLRHGRVRHWSEWWHQYVELPLGDSDHDTYRQVMLLIGSLFRRLAPGDPGKVRVDEDRERYMWTRMREHLAATGTDPADCLYVCGAFHAASRVAEFGVHGSDTFTISPPSGTEWRHGLIPSSHGAIEAQFGLAAGSVSIAATEWAKNVKRTGVRPFRLEGQAGTRSARPKKALAATAPAHPVPVPAADRLTGFLQRPPALDALDEAELLGWSVEIVRAARRNGYLASTADAIAVFETSILLAGMRDRAKPTPYDFQDAAVTCIEKDSVPGRRDVGRLVEIMMGGDRVGQVGYDALPPLARDVHDRLAPLELRLQQRGVQRALLDIASRPELARCSDLLWMLRRLLPQGAARTVMGERRLGERSIQESWDLALGTHQRALIELGYEGVSVEQVLEQRLRRVAYAPQATAAQVLEAVEDATLYLRSRRLADELGTRALEVLAGERSVDGAPEVLRRVRRLLAHYRTSEPVLPPWIESFVKTGYAHYCTLLPTAFTDDDATVRQVAAMLGFLFGMEGLALSLGCDRTQLELALAQSHPTDPARTALLWAAQTHLGTLPREVLRERCAELLGNPLVVPAYPRYLSGFVHALEPVPHLADFVVEAVSNAFALLPDAVLLPWLPTLITTLRAGGAELAPLLIREAGRVFPARLAELDAWVPPWRLPQEPPAPPAGQAAATGGVSLLAEHPGTCDALARLLGCEGTWRTGGATPSGAVLLARHPQTATALEALLAVGRHG, encoded by the coding sequence GTGACCGGCGCCCCCGACGCCCCGTTCGCCGCCCTGCGCTCCCAACTCCAGGACGCGGCCGCCACGTTCGCCGACGGACCCGGCGCCCTGGAGGGCATCCTGCGGGGCATCGTCGACGACGTCGAACGCGCGGTGGGCGAACCCCTGGAGATCTTCCCGGTCTGCCATCACTCACCCGCCTCGGCCATCGCCATGGCGCGGCGGCTGCGCGAGAAGCAGCCGAGGACGGTCTACCTGGAGCTGTGCGAGGACATGGCGCCGCTCCTGACCGAGCTGCGCAACTGCCGTCTGCCGGTGGCCGTCCAGTCGTTCGCCAGCGAGATCGAGGGCTTCCCCGCCGACTGGGCGCCGCTCTCCGTGGTCGCGCCGGTCACCGAGGCCTCCGCCGAGTACCAGGCCATCGCCTACGCCCTCGACACCCCCGGCGTCGAACTCGTCCTCGTCGACCGTTCCTCGGACCACGTCTTCCAGTGGGAGACCGCACCCGACGGCGGAACCGGCGACGATGGAGACCCCGACGCGCCCGAGGAGGCCGAACAGACCGCCCTGCACGGGGACGCCGTGGGCGTGGAGATCGGCGACCTGCGCCCCCGCTTCGCCGAACTGGAGGAGCACCTGCTGCGCCACGGCCGGGTGCGGCACTGGTCGGAGTGGTGGCACCAGTACGTCGAACTGCCCCTCGGGGACAGCGATCACGACACCTACCGCCAGGTCATGCTGCTCATCGGCAGCCTCTTCCGCCGCCTCGCCCCCGGGGACCCCGGCAAGGTGCGCGTCGACGAGGACCGCGAGCGGTACATGTGGACCCGGATGCGCGAGCACCTCGCCGCCACCGGCACCGACCCCGCCGACTGCCTCTACGTCTGCGGCGCCTTCCACGCGGCCAGCCGGGTCGCGGAGTTCGGTGTCCACGGCAGCGACACGTTCACCATCAGCCCGCCGAGCGGCACCGAGTGGCGCCACGGCCTGATCCCCTCCAGCCACGGCGCGATCGAGGCGCAGTTCGGGCTGGCGGCCGGGTCCGTGTCCATCGCCGCGACGGAATGGGCGAAGAACGTCAAGCGCACCGGAGTCCGGCCGTTCCGGCTGGAGGGCCAGGCGGGCACCAGGAGCGCGCGGCCGAAGAAGGCCCTCGCGGCGACGGCACCCGCGCACCCCGTCCCCGTGCCGGCCGCCGACCGGCTCACCGGCTTCCTCCAGCGGCCGCCCGCCCTCGACGCCCTCGACGAGGCCGAACTGCTCGGCTGGTCCGTCGAGATCGTGCGCGCCGCCCGCCGCAACGGCTACCTCGCCTCCACCGCCGACGCCATCGCCGTCTTCGAGACGTCGATCCTGCTCGCCGGTATGCGCGACCGGGCCAAGCCGACGCCGTACGACTTCCAGGACGCGGCGGTCACCTGCATCGAGAAGGACTCCGTGCCGGGCCGGCGGGACGTGGGCCGGCTGGTCGAGATCATGATGGGAGGCGACCGCGTCGGCCAGGTCGGTTACGACGCGCTGCCGCCGCTCGCCCGTGACGTGCACGACCGGCTCGCCCCCCTGGAGCTGAGACTCCAGCAGCGCGGTGTGCAGCGCGCGCTGCTGGACATCGCCTCCCGCCCCGAACTCGCCCGCTGTTCCGACCTGCTGTGGATGCTGCGTCGCCTGCTGCCGCAGGGCGCGGCCCGGACCGTCATGGGAGAACGGCGGCTGGGCGAGCGCTCCATCCAGGAGTCCTGGGACCTGGCCCTCGGCACCCACCAGCGCGCCCTCATCGAGCTGGGCTACGAGGGCGTCAGCGTCGAGCAGGTGCTCGAGCAGCGCCTGCGGCGCGTCGCGTACGCCCCGCAGGCCACCGCGGCCCAGGTGCTGGAGGCCGTCGAGGACGCCACGCTCTATCTGCGCAGCCGTCGTCTCGCCGACGAGCTCGGCACCCGGGCCCTGGAGGTGCTGGCGGGCGAACGCAGCGTCGACGGCGCGCCGGAGGTGCTGCGCCGGGTGCGCCGGCTGCTGGCCCACTACCGGACCTCGGAACCGGTGCTCCCGCCGTGGATCGAGTCCTTCGTCAAGACCGGTTACGCGCACTACTGCACTCTGCTGCCGACGGCGTTCACCGACGACGACGCGACGGTCCGCCAGGTCGCGGCGATGCTCGGTTTCCTGTTCGGGATGGAGGGCCTGGCCCTGTCCCTGGGCTGCGACCGCACCCAGCTCGAACTCGCCCTCGCCCAGTCCCATCCGACGGACCCCGCCCGCACCGCACTGCTCTGGGCGGCGCAGACCCATCTGGGCACCCTGCCGAGGGAGGTCCTGCGGGAGCGCTGTGCCGAGTTGCTGGGCAATCCGCTGGTGGTGCCGGCCTATCCGCGCTACCTCAGCGGGTTCGTGCACGCGCTGGAACCGGTCCCGCACCTCGCGGACTTCGTCGTGGAGGCCGTGTCGAACGCGTTCGCCCTGCTTCCCGACGCGGTGCTGCTGCCGTGGCTGCCGACCCTCATCACCACCCTGCGGGCCGGCGGCGCCGAGCTGGCCCCGCTGCTGATCCGCGAGGCCGGCCGGGTCTTCCCGGCGCGCCTCGCCGAGCTGGACGCCTGGGTACCGCCGTGGCGGCTCCCGCAGGAACCGCCGGCGCCGCCGGCCGGGCAGGCCGCTGCCACGGGCGGTGTGTCCCTCCTGGCCGAGCATCCCGGTACCTGTGACGCGCTGGCGCGGCTGCTGGGCTGCGAGGGGACGTGGCGGACGGGCGGGGCCACCCCGTCCGGGGCGGTTCTGCTCGCCCGCCACCCGCAGACCGCCACGGCGCTGGAGGCGCTGCTGGCCGTCGGGCGGCACGGCTGA